In Nonlabens agnitus, the DNA window ATAAAGCCATCAAGCTACTTCAAGAATATGACTGGACCGGTAATATAAGAGAACTACGCAATGTCGTGGAACGATTGATCATTCTGGGCGGTAAGCAAATTAGTGAGAAAGACGTGAAATTATTCGCAAGCAAATAAGTATGGATCTATACCAGTATAAAGCATCGCCAGACAAACTATTAAAGGATTATGCAACAGCGCCCATAAATCCATTAGATAAAAAAGCTGCCAAAAAGGCTTTAAAACAAAGCCGCAAGGATCTCGCAGATTTTCAGGAACGCATGTACGCCCATGACAGGCATGCCGTGCTGATTTGTTTTCAAGGCATGGATACTGCAGGTAAGGATAGCCTGATACGCGAGGTGTTTAAAAGCTTCAATGTACGCGGCGTGGTCCAGCACAGCTTTAAAGTACCTACTCAAATTGAATTGTCACATGGTTATCTATGGCGACATTATATCGCTTTACCGTCAAAAGGGCATTTTGGTATATTCAACCGTACGCATTACGAGAATGTCCTCGTTACCCGGGTGCATCCAGAATACTTATTAAGCGAAAACCTGCCTAACATCCACAAACCAGAGGATGCAGATCAAGAGTTTTGGCAAATGCGTTTTGAGCAGATCAACAATTTTGAAAAGGAACTTACCCAAAACGGCACCATCATTTTCAAATTCTTCCTCAACCTGAGTAAAGAAGAACAAAAGAACCGCTTACTGCGACGTTTGCGATTGCCAGAAAAGAACTGGAAATTCTCTGCGGGCGACCTCAAAGAGCGTGCTTTATGGGATAAATATATGCATGCCTACGAGCAGGCGATCCATAACACAACCACCACACACGCACCTTGGCACATCATACCTGCAGATAACAAACCCATGGCGCGCTATATTGTTTGTGAGATTTTGTTGCAACAACTCAACAAACTCCAGGACATCACATATCCAGAATTGGATGTAAAAACGGCCAGCCAGCTAGACGAGTTTAAAAACATATTGAACAATGAATAAAGCCTTACTATTAGTAGGAATGATGATGTTGAGTTTCGCTTTCGCGAAAGCGCAATCTTCAAACACCCGTCAAGACTCTACAGCCCTACGTACCATCTACAATCATAATCTAACTAATTCCAAGAGCTATGACTGGCTGGAGCATTTATCCAACGAAATAGGAGGTAGGTTATCAGGTTCACCACAGGCTCAAATGGCTGTTGAATACACTCTTGCCGAATTATATAAGGTAGCTGACACTGCCTACTTGCAACCAGTGATGGTTCCTAGATGGACACGCGGCACTCCAGAAATTGCCTATTTTAAAACAACGAAAGGTGGCAAAACCAAAGTAAATGTATGTGCATTAGGTGGCTCTATCGCCACGCCAGCAGCAGGAAAATCTGCTGGAATTATAGAAGTGAATGGCCTGGAAGAGCTTGAAGATTTAGGTAGAAATGCCATTGAGGGTAAATATGTTTTTTACAATAGACCCATGGAGGCAACAAAAATCCAAACCTTTGAG includes these proteins:
- a CDS encoding PPK2 family polyphosphate kinase codes for the protein MDLYQYKASPDKLLKDYATAPINPLDKKAAKKALKQSRKDLADFQERMYAHDRHAVLICFQGMDTAGKDSLIREVFKSFNVRGVVQHSFKVPTQIELSHGYLWRHYIALPSKGHFGIFNRTHYENVLVTRVHPEYLLSENLPNIHKPEDADQEFWQMRFEQINNFEKELTQNGTIIFKFFLNLSKEEQKNRLLRRLRLPEKNWKFSAGDLKERALWDKYMHAYEQAIHNTTTTHAPWHIIPADNKPMARYIVCEILLQQLNKLQDITYPELDVKTASQLDEFKNILNNE